Part of the Streptomyces europaeiscabiei genome is shown below.
ACCCTGCCCAATTCGCGCAGCGCCTTGATCGGAATCGAGGACCTGCACGGCGTCGGCTTGTCCGGCCAAGAGCCTTGCAAGATCACCGCTGCCGGAACAGACGTCCAGGGCGAGGTCGAAGCGCCTCGGCAACTGCCGCAGGATCCAGCGATGGTAGTGGGCATTGTGATCCCAGGGATAAGCGGCGTTGAACCGTTCAAGAGCCCGCAGGACACGAGGTGACAAGATCTTCATCGCCTCAGTCCATCAAGTCTCTGTGGCATGCACGCCCTGTTCCGGGACAAAGATCACTCGCTCCCGGTCTGTCGGACGCAGTACGGGAGCGAGTTGAAAACACCGACTCAGGTGATTCCGAGCAGCGCCGAAACGGCCGTCTCTGTGACTACGCCCGTTTCGCCTCCGAATCCTGCGGCAGCGGGTCCTCCGCTCCATCGTGGGGAGAACCGACAGGGTCCATCTGTCTCCAGGCCGGGAAGATCACCGGACACAGTGTGGCAAGCAGATATACACCGCCAGCCGTCAGCAGAGCACAGGGCAGGCCGGTCGAATCCACGAGGAAGCCCGCGGCCAGTCCGCCCAGCGGAGTGACCATCTGGACCGCCGCCGTTGTCGCACTCAGCACGCGGCTGCGCAGATCCTCCGGCACCGTCTCATACGTCACGGTGGCCATGATGGGGTTGAGTACACCGAAGGCAAGACCCTCTACCGCCATGATCACGGCCAGCGGGGTGAAGGTGTCAGTGAAGGCGGCCACCACGAAGCGCGGCAGGCCCCCGATGAGAAAAGCGATCGTGAACACGGGCCACCGCCGAAAGCGGCTGCCCACCGCCCCATAGACCAGCGCCCCCGTGAGAGCGCAAACCCCGAACGCCGCGTTGAGCAGACCGAGATCGACGGCACCGTCAAGCTCCTCACGAGCGTGCACGGGGAGGAGCACGGCGCTCCATCCCTGGTCGAGGCCCCTGGTGACCAGCGTCATCAGGCACAGGCCCAACAACAGCGGCGAAGCCGCCACGAAACGGTAGCCGGCCGCGAGTTCACGACGGTAGACACGCAGCGACGTCGGCTCGGCCCGTCGTTGGGCCTGCGCCTCGGGCAGGCCGCGCACTCCGAACGCGAACAGTGGCGCCGCCACGGCGAAGGTCGCGGCATCCACCAACAGGACGTTCTCGGCTCCGAGTACGGCGATCAGCACACCTCCGAGAGCGGATGCCGTCAGCGCCGCACAGCGTGCCGCGCCGTCGTACAGCCCGGCAGCCCTGGCCAGCGGCATTCCGGCACGTTCGGCGAGCGTGGGCAACAGCACGCCGCGAGCTGTTTCACCCGGCGCACGGCACAGCCCTGTCATCGCCATCAGCACACACAGCATCCAGAACTGCAGGATGCCGGCGAACTGCAGCAGTGGGATCGCTCCAACGGCGACACCGCAAGCGAGATCCGAGGCGACACTCACCCGCCGTCGCCCCATCCGGTCGATGACCGGACCGGTGATGAGCGCGGCGAGCACTGCGGGCAGCAGGGTGCAGAACGCGACGATCCCGGCCTTGGAGGCGCTGCCCGTGCTCTGCAGCACGAACCACGGCACGCCCGTGTATGTGAGGCAATTCCCTGCGATCGAAACGAGGTTGGCGGCAAGAACCGTTGCCAGAGGGCGGCGATCAACCGTCCCGAAGTATTCGGACACTACGGTGGTCTCCCATAGGGGGAAGCGCCCACCGTGAACGAAGCAGGTCAGCCGGTGGGCGAAGCGAAGTGGTCGGCGTCTGGCGCGCATGGCGAGGCGCACCGCGGTGCGGTGTTCACAAGCAGCGCCTCCAACACTTCGCCGGGATGACCACCCGGCACTCCATGCATTGTGGCGTCGGGCATCGGCCCTCCGCAACGACGATCCGTCGCAATGGACGAGCTCACACAGGCAATTGACCGAGTTGCGCCCATGAGGACAGATCTGCTGACCATCTGGATCTCGGAGCGCCATGCTTCAAGGCGCTAGGAAGAAAAACACATACTTAGCGATCAGATCGCTCGGAAATATCGATGAGAACTGAAACACAGGGCACATCCAGCTGTCGTTGTGTGACCTGTTCCGGCATCGCCTGCCGGTGATCTTCGCTGGTACGGTCCGGTCATGGCGCGCCTAGCGGAAGTTCCTGGGTACGTACGTTTCTGGACCGCCTCGGCTGTGTCGGCTTTCGGTTCTCAGGTCACGGGGCTGGCCTTGCAGATCCTTACCGCGGTGACGCTGAGCGCATCCGCCACGGAGGTAGGCATCGTCAACGCCGCGCGCTGGGTCCCGTATCTGCTCTTCGGACTCATAGCCGGCGTCTTGGTGGACCGCTGGCGACGCAAGCCGATGATGGTCGCCACGGATCTCGGGAGGGCAGTACTGCTCGGTGCGATACCCGTGCTGTATGCGCTGGATCTGCTCAGCATTCCCGCGCTGTGCGCGTTCGTCTTCGCGTTCGGGGTGCTGTCTTTGCTGTTCGAGGCGGCGAACCAGTCGTATGTGCCACAGCTGGTACCGAAAGAGCTGCTCAACGCGGGGTACGCCCGTGTGCAACAGGCCGACGCGGTGGCCGGCTCGACCGGCCCTCTCATCGCCGGGGTACTGATCAAAATCATGGGCGCGCCCCTTGCCGTACTGGTGGACGCCCTCACCTATCTGCTATCCGGCCTGCTCCTCGCCTCGGTGAAGGCGCCTGCCCCCGTCCCCGATCGAGGCGCACGGCGCAGCCTGGCCAGCGAGCTGCGCGAGGGCGTGGCATGGGTCTACCGGCATCGCACGCTGACGTCCATCGCCCTGACCTCGCACGCGATGCTCCTCTTCAACAGCATGGTGAGCACGGTCTTCGTGGTCTTCGCCCTGCACGGCCTCAGGATCGGCGAATTCGGTCTGGGGGTCACCTATGCCTGCGCGAGTGTCGGCGTATTACTCGGCGGTGCGCTCTCCGGGCGCGTGGCCGGAAGACTGGACGTCGGCGCCACCCTGATCGCCTTCCGCCTGCTCGCCGCCATCGGCTGGCTGCCCCTGGTCCTGGCCGAGCGCGGACCGTGGGCGCTTGCCTCCGTGTCGCTCGCCTTCTTTCTCGTGTCCCTGGCCATCGGCATCGAAAGCCCGGTGGAGATGAGCTACCGCCAGGCGGTGACACCCGACCGGCTGCGCGGGCGGATGAACGCGACGATCCGCTCGATGAACTGGGGAATGGTAGCGGTGGGGGCACCGCTTGGCGGAGTAATCGCCGACCAGGTCAGCTATCGCTTCGCCCTGTGGATCGGACTGTCCGGGGCAGTCGTCCAGGCGCTCGCGCTGGCAGTTTCTCCTACCCGCAGGGCCCGTGCTGCCGACGAACTCGATCCCTCGACAGCTGACCCGACACGGCGCGGCGCAGCAGCTGCTGCCGAGGAGGCCAAGGACTGATCAACTCGCCATGGCGTCTTGCGCCCGGCCCGACCTGGCGTCACTCCAGCCTCATCCCGCAGAGCACGTCAATGCTCCTACCCCGCAAGCCCTCAAGTGTCGCCAGAACCCAGCTTTCACCAACACATCCACGCCACCCGGCTGCCGGCCGTCTCACCGACTTCGCGTCACGCGCAACGTAGGCGCAGAGTCAGTGAGAAAGCGCAAAGTGGCAAGGGAACCTACACGTGCCGTTACGCAGGCCGCACCACGCTGTGGATCGACGACTCCCCGTCGTAGAAGACCGACTCCTCGCGGACGTACGTCCCCGGATTCGGGGCGTGGATCATCATGCCGTTGCCGATGTAGAGGCCGACGTGGCTGATGTTGTCGTAGAAGAAGACCAGGTCACCGGGTCTGGCGTTGGCGAGGGAGACGGCGGTGCCGGAGGTGGCCTGGTCGTAGGTCGTGCGGGGGATATCGACGCCGGCGGCCTTCCAGGCGGCCTGGGCGAGGCCGGAACAGTCGTAGGAGCCGGGGCCGGTGGCGCCCCAGACGTACGGCTTGCCGATCTGCGCGCGGGCGAAGGCGAGGGCCTTGGTGGCCTTCGAGGCGTAGGTCGAGTCCTCGGCCGGGGCGACGGTCTCGGAGGTGGCGTCGGCGGACGTCTCGGCGCCGGTGGAGGTCTCCTCCTGGGTTCCCTGGGTTCCCTGGCCGCCTTGGGCTTCCTGGGTCTCCTGGGGCGCCCAGGTCGTCGGCTGTGCCGCCTGCTGCCGCGCGAGTTCCTCTGCCTTGCGGTCGGCCTCCTCCTGCTCGCGCTGTTCGAGCGCGGCGAGCCGGGCCTTCTCGCCGGCGGTGATGGTGGAGAGCAGTTCGCGGGCCTCGGCGAGCTTCGCCTGGACCTTGGCCTTTTTGGCCTTGAGGGTGTTCTGTGACTCGGTGAGCTGTTCGAGGCCGTCGCTCGCCTCCTGGCGCTGCTCCGTCGCCTCCGCCTGCTGGGTGACGTACGCGTCGACGGAGTCCTGCCGGCGGTCCGTCAACCGGTCCATCAGCTGGTTCTGGTCGAGGTGGTCCTGTGGGTCATCCGCCAGGAGCAGCGAGGCCTGGTCGGGGGCGGCCGCGCCCGTGCGGTACTGATCCGTGGCGAGCGGACCGAGATCCTCCCGCGCCTCGTTGAGTTTCTCCGTGCGCTTGGCGACGCCGTCGAGGAGGGTGTCGACCTGCTTCTTCTGCTTGGTCGTCTTCTCCTTGGCCGCGTTGTAGTTCTCGGTCGCCGAACCTGCCTGGCGGTAGAGGGCGTCGACCTTCTTCTCGACCTCCTCCAGGCTCGGCTTGGCGTCGGCCGAGGGGGCGGCGGTGGCCGTCTGGGAGAGCAGGGCCACGGAGGTGAGGGCGGCCGTGGCGAGAGCGGGGGTGCGTATGCCCGCGCGCGTTCCGGCCGGACGCGGCTTGCGGTGCGGCGCCATGGTTCGGCGTCTCCTTCCGTATTCCGCCTACCGAGTTAGCTGTCGGGTTCGGGCGCAAGCTTCGGAAGGTTTGCCCTACGACCCTTGCCGCATGCGGCGGTCGGGTCGATTCACCCCAGAGATCGGTGGGTCCCCGGCTCCGGCTGCCTCGGGAGGCGTACCGGACTCGGCGGAGGCTGTGCGGCCCGGCGACGTTCGCCGGTTGGGTCGTACGGCCCAAAGGAAAAAGCTAGCCAACTCGTGTGGCCCGTGTGAAGGTTGATGTGCGATATGCCCGATACGTT
Proteins encoded:
- a CDS encoding MFS transporter, with translation MTCFVHGGRFPLWETTVVSEYFGTVDRRPLATVLAANLVSIAGNCLTYTGVPWFVLQSTGSASKAGIVAFCTLLPAVLAALITGPVIDRMGRRRVSVASDLACGVAVGAIPLLQFAGILQFWMLCVLMAMTGLCRAPGETARGVLLPTLAERAGMPLARAAGLYDGAARCAALTASALGGVLIAVLGAENVLLVDAATFAVAAPLFAFGVRGLPEAQAQRRAEPTSLRVYRRELAAGYRFVAASPLLLGLCLMTLVTRGLDQGWSAVLLPVHAREELDGAVDLGLLNAAFGVCALTGALVYGAVGSRFRRWPVFTIAFLIGGLPRFVVAAFTDTFTPLAVIMAVEGLAFGVLNPIMATVTYETVPEDLRSRVLSATTAAVQMVTPLGGLAAGFLVDSTGLPCALLTAGGVYLLATLCPVIFPAWRQMDPVGSPHDGAEDPLPQDSEAKRA
- a CDS encoding MFS transporter — its product is MARLAEVPGYVRFWTASAVSAFGSQVTGLALQILTAVTLSASATEVGIVNAARWVPYLLFGLIAGVLVDRWRRKPMMVATDLGRAVLLGAIPVLYALDLLSIPALCAFVFAFGVLSLLFEAANQSYVPQLVPKELLNAGYARVQQADAVAGSTGPLIAGVLIKIMGAPLAVLVDALTYLLSGLLLASVKAPAPVPDRGARRSLASELREGVAWVYRHRTLTSIALTSHAMLLFNSMVSTVFVVFALHGLRIGEFGLGVTYACASVGVLLGGALSGRVAGRLDVGATLIAFRLLAAIGWLPLVLAERGPWALASVSLAFFLVSLAIGIESPVEMSYRQAVTPDRLRGRMNATIRSMNWGMVAVGAPLGGVIADQVSYRFALWIGLSGAVVQALALAVSPTRRARAADELDPSTADPTRRGAAAAAEEAKD
- a CDS encoding C40 family peptidase is translated as MAPHRKPRPAGTRAGIRTPALATAALTSVALLSQTATAAPSADAKPSLEEVEKKVDALYRQAGSATENYNAAKEKTTKQKKQVDTLLDGVAKRTEKLNEAREDLGPLATDQYRTGAAAPDQASLLLADDPQDHLDQNQLMDRLTDRRQDSVDAYVTQQAEATEQRQEASDGLEQLTESQNTLKAKKAKVQAKLAEARELLSTITAGEKARLAALEQREQEEADRKAEELARQQAAQPTTWAPQETQEAQGGQGTQGTQEETSTGAETSADATSETVAPAEDSTYASKATKALAFARAQIGKPYVWGATGPGSYDCSGLAQAAWKAAGVDIPRTTYDQATSGTAVSLANARPGDLVFFYDNISHVGLYIGNGMMIHAPNPGTYVREESVFYDGESSIHSVVRPA